The nucleotide window AGCGGGCGGTCTCGCAGTCGGTGCGTCTGGGGGAAACGGCGCTCTGCACGCTGAGCGTGACCAACACCGGCTCCCGCACCGTGCGCCTGGTGCTCCGCGACGGCTGGCCGCCCAGCGCCGGCGCCGCCTCCGACCGCGGCCGCATGACCATCCCGGCGGGGCAGCGCCGTCGGCACAGGACCCGGCTGACCCCCTGGCGCCGGGGGGACCGCGAGGCCGGAGCGGTGACCGTGCGCTCGGCCGGCCCCCTGGGCATCGCGGGCAGGCAGGCCTCGCTGTGGACCCCGGCGGTCCTGCGGGTCCTGCCGGCCTTCCGCTCCCGGCGCCACCTGCCCTCCAGACTGGCGCGCCTGCGCGAGATGGATGGGCGCAGCGCGGTCATGGTCCGGGGGGCGGGCACCGAGTTCGACTCCCTGCGCGAGTACGTCGTGGGCGACGACGTACGCTCCATCGACTGGCGCTCCACGGCCCGCCGCGGTGAGGTCGTGGTGCGCACCTGGCGCCCCGAGCGCGACCGGCGGGTGCTCATCCTCATCGACACCGGCCGCCTGGCGGCCGCGCGCCTGGCCGACGCCCCCCGCCTGGACTCCCAGATCGAGGCGGCGCTCCTGCTCAGTGCCCTGGCCTCCCATGCCGGGGACCGGGTCGACGTCGTGGCCCTGGACAGCATCCTGCGGACCCAGGTCCGCGGGCAGTCGGGGCCGGCGCTCATGAGCGCCCTGGCCGACTCGCTGGCCGGGGTGGAGGCCCGGCTCATCGAGTCGGACTGGACGCTCATGGCCTCCCTGGCCCAGTCCCAGCTCTCCCAGCGCGCCCTGGTGGTCATCCTCACCGCCCTGGACGGTGCCGCAGGCATCGACCCGGTGATGCTGCGCAGCATGTCGGCCCTGGCGCAGCGGCACACGGTGGTCCTGGCCTCGGCCACGGATCCCGCGCTGGAGGAGCTGCGCACCCAGGAGCGGGATGCCGAGACGGTGTACGTGGCCGCCGCGGCGGACAAGGAGCTGGCCGATATCGCGGCGGTGGGCCGGCGGCTGCGGCGCAGTGGGGTGGAGGTGGTCGAGGCCCCCGACCACCTCCTGGCGCCGGCTCTGGCCGACGCCTACCTGGATCTCAAGGCTGCG belongs to Actinomyces capricornis and includes:
- a CDS encoding DUF58 domain-containing protein — protein: MFLTMRALWVMLAGIPLVLLVPRPLTVLLWVLVLAILILIDVVAAPSPRSLRIERAVSQSVRLGETALCTLSVTNTGSRTVRLVLRDGWPPSAGAASDRGRMTIPAGQRRRHRTRLTPWRRGDREAGAVTVRSAGPLGIAGRQASLWTPAVLRVLPAFRSRRHLPSRLARLREMDGRSAVMVRGAGTEFDSLREYVVGDDVRSIDWRSTARRGEVVVRTWRPERDRRVLILIDTGRLAAARLADAPRLDSQIEAALLLSALASHAGDRVDVVALDSILRTQVRGQSGPALMSALADSLAGVEARLIESDWTLMASLAQSQLSQRALVVILTALDGAAGIDPVMLRSMSALAQRHTVVLASATDPALEELRTQERDAETVYVAAAADKELADIAAVGRRLRRSGVEVVEAPDHLLAPALADAYLDLKAAGRL